The following proteins are encoded in a genomic region of uncultured Ilyobacter sp.:
- a CDS encoding aspartate-semialdehyde dehydrogenase, giving the protein MKKYNIAVAGATGMVGRKFLEVLAERDFPIENLYLFASKRSAGKKMEYKGKSYIVEELTDEVFDRDIDIVLFSAGGATSERFSPVARDKGVIVVDNSSAFRMYPEIPLVVPEVNPEDVEKHKGIIANPNCSTIQSVLPLKALAEKFGIKRVIYSTYQAVSGSGVDGIEDLKRGLEGKKPKNYPHPIANNCLPHIDVFLDDGYTKEERKMIDETRKILGIADMPITATCVRVPVENSHSISINVELEKSFEMSEIFEALKGFNGIIVEDDTSKNIYPMPIHANGKDEVFVGRIRRDFSRENSVNIWCVADNIRKGAATNTVQIAELLIKKGLI; this is encoded by the coding sequence ATGAAAAAATATAATATAGCAGTTGCCGGTGCAACTGGAATGGTAGGAAGAAAGTTTTTAGAAGTCTTAGCAGAAAGGGACTTTCCAATTGAAAATCTTTATCTTTTTGCATCTAAAAGATCTGCAGGGAAAAAGATGGAATACAAGGGGAAAAGTTATATAGTAGAAGAACTTACTGACGAGGTCTTTGACAGAGATATTGACATAGTTTTATTTTCAGCAGGAGGGGCAACAAGTGAAAGATTTTCACCAGTTGCAAGAGACAAGGGAGTAATAGTAGTAGACAACAGCAGTGCTTTTAGAATGTATCCTGAGATACCACTTGTGGTACCAGAGGTAAATCCTGAAGATGTGGAAAAACACAAGGGGATCATCGCAAACCCAAACTGCTCTACAATACAGTCTGTTCTTCCACTAAAGGCGCTTGCTGAGAAATTTGGGATAAAAAGAGTAATCTACTCTACATATCAGGCAGTGTCGGGATCTGGAGTTGACGGTATCGAGGACTTGAAAAGAGGTCTAGAGGGGAAAAAGCCTAAAAATTATCCTCATCCTATAGCCAACAACTGCCTTCCTCATATAGATGTATTTCTAGATGACGGATATACAAAAGAAGAGCGTAAGATGATAGATGAGACAAGAAAAATACTAGGAATCGCTGATATGCCAATAACAGCAACATGTGTTAGGGTGCCTGTGGAGAACAGCCACAGTATCTCTATAAATGTTGAACTTGAAAAATCCTTTGAGATGTCAGAAATATTTGAGGCACTAAAAGGATTTAATGGTATAATAGTGGAGGATGACACATCAAAGAACATTTATCCTATGCCTATACATGCCAACGGGAAGGATGAAGTCTTTGTAGGAAGAATAAGAAGAGATTTCAGTAGAGAAAATAGTGTAAACATTTGGTGTGTGGCTGACAATATCAGAAAAGGGGCTGCAACAAATACAGTCCAGATAGCAGAACTCTTAATCAAAAAGGGTCTAATTTAA
- a CDS encoding M20 family metallopeptidase, which produces MDLKDLGNQIKTYRRELHQIPELGLEEYKTCAYIGEKLKEFGLHPFTIAKTGVYVYIDAGSDETYAFRADMDALEAEEENDVEYASKHPGKMHACGHDGHMAMLLGLAKVLSKTENIKKNILLIFQPAEEGPGGAKIITESGIFEKYNVKGIFGIHLFPTLDEGIIASKAGPFMAQSGEIDVIIKGEGGHGGMPHNAIDSILVASKFLSSCQSIISRSISPLETAVISFGKIRGGSARNIVAEKTHIEGTVRTFSKETFGIIKKRILQISKGLEESFDVEIDVKLEPYYPPVINDKALYKKVAEKVHIEETDPVMLAEDFSYYQEKIPGVFYFLGSRNRELGFDYPLHSCSFNFDEKILLKGIEHYINILTALEAI; this is translated from the coding sequence ATGGATTTAAAAGATTTGGGAAACCAGATAAAGACCTATAGACGAGAGCTTCACCAGATACCCGAGCTTGGGCTAGAGGAGTATAAAACCTGTGCTTATATAGGGGAAAAATTAAAAGAGTTTGGGCTGCATCCTTTTACCATAGCCAAAACTGGTGTCTATGTATACATCGATGCCGGTTCAGATGAAACATACGCCTTCAGGGCAGATATGGATGCCCTAGAGGCAGAAGAGGAGAACGATGTAGAATATGCATCAAAACATCCTGGTAAGATGCATGCATGCGGTCATGACGGCCATATGGCCATGCTTTTAGGACTAGCCAAAGTCTTATCAAAAACTGAAAATATCAAGAAAAACATTCTTTTGATCTTCCAGCCTGCCGAAGAGGGGCCCGGAGGAGCCAAGATAATAACTGAAAGTGGAATATTTGAAAAATATAACGTAAAGGGAATATTTGGTATCCACCTCTTCCCTACATTAGATGAAGGAATCATCGCTTCTAAGGCAGGTCCTTTTATGGCTCAGTCTGGGGAAATAGATGTAATAATTAAAGGAGAAGGCGGTCACGGTGGTATGCCTCATAACGCCATCGACTCAATCCTTGTGGCTTCTAAATTTTTATCATCTTGTCAGTCTATTATCTCAAGGAGTATATCTCCCCTTGAGACTGCTGTCATCTCCTTTGGTAAGATAAGGGGAGGAAGTGCTAGAAATATCGTGGCCGAAAAAACACATATAGAGGGCACAGTGAGAACCTTTTCAAAGGAGACCTTTGGAATAATCAAGAAAAGAATCCTTCAGATTTCAAAGGGATTAGAGGAGTCTTTTGACGTGGAGATAGATGTCAAGCTAGAACCTTATTATCCGCCAGTAATAAATGACAAGGCTCTCTACAAAAAGGTAGCAGAAAAGGTTCACATAGAGGAAACCGACCCTGTTATGCTAGCAGAGGACTTCTCCTACTATCAGGAAAAAATACCTGGGGTATTTTATTTCCTAGGAAGTAGAAACAGAGAGCTCGGATTTGATTATCCTCTCCACAGCTGCAGCTTCAACTTTGATGAAAAGATTCTTTTAAAGGGTATCGAGCATTATATAAATATACTCACTGCTTTAGAGGCTATATAA
- the dapF gene encoding diaminopimelate epimerase, giving the protein MLKFEKYHGIGNDFIIFREEEVEGLDYSELAMKVCHRNFGIGADGMMVAAKSEKADIRMIFYNADGSEAPMCGNGVRCFSHFVRNNELVEKDLISVETLAGNMLIKTEEKDGRYLARVNMGMPIFETESIPMSVSEKDYIERKIESYEREFSISALFMGTTHSVTFVDDLETLDIYKYGRNLEINPIFPNKTNVNFAKVISKDRVDVKTWERGAGYTFACGTGACAVVVIGNLTGRLDKNVEVAVPGGKLFIELTDEGVFMTGESQKIAEGHYFK; this is encoded by the coding sequence ATGTTAAAATTTGAAAAATATCATGGTATTGGAAATGATTTTATAATATTCAGGGAAGAGGAAGTAGAGGGACTAGACTACTCCGAGCTCGCTATGAAGGTCTGCCACAGAAACTTTGGTATAGGGGCAGACGGAATGATGGTAGCTGCAAAATCAGAAAAAGCAGACATAAGAATGATATTTTACAATGCCGATGGTAGTGAGGCTCCGATGTGCGGGAATGGAGTTCGTTGCTTTTCACACTTTGTTAGAAATAATGAACTCGTTGAAAAGGATCTCATTTCGGTAGAGACTCTGGCAGGCAACATGCTTATAAAAACAGAGGAAAAAGATGGACGATATTTAGCTAGAGTAAATATGGGGATGCCTATATTTGAGACTGAGAGTATACCTATGAGTGTCTCAGAAAAAGATTATATTGAAAGAAAGATAGAGTCTTATGAGAGGGAGTTTAGCATCTCGGCTCTTTTTATGGGAACGACTCACAGTGTAACTTTTGTAGATGACCTAGAGACTCTAGATATATATAAGTACGGGAGAAACTTGGAGATAAATCCTATATTTCCAAATAAGACCAATGTTAATTTTGCCAAGGTAATCTCAAAAGACAGAGTGGATGTGAAAACCTGGGAAAGAGGAGCCGGCTATACCTTTGCCTGTGGTACAGGGGCCTGTGCAGTAGTTGTCATAGGAAACCTAACAGGGCGGCTAGACAAAAATGTAGAAGTAGCAGTTCCTGGGGGAAAACTCTTTATAGAACTAACTGATGAAGGGGTATTTATGACAGGGGAAAGCCAGAAAATAGCAGAGGGGCATTATTTCAAGTAG
- a CDS encoding aspartate kinase, whose protein sequence is MRIVQKYGGTSVGTIEKIKAIAEHLIKVRKEGNEVVVVSAMGKMTDELIKKANEITDRPDRRELDMLMSTGEQQTIALLSMALKNMGQEAVSLTGSQAGIQTTGTHTKSKIKSINNERMEKHLADGKIVIVAGFQGMNEAGDITTLGRGGSDTSAVALAGALGCQCEIYTDVNGIYTCDPRVHKGAKKIDKISYEEMMEMSNLGAGVMEVRAVELGKKFGVPIYVGRSLGEKNGTYILEKEQIMEEKLITGLSINENVLMVNLQNLYNKPQKIANIFSALGKQDVNVDMISQSQSVEDMVDISFTCPATEEDLLDKAVEIIATQNPALKISKNQDLIKVSVVGVGMISHSGVAGKLFEIFGEKDIKFYQVTTSEISISFTMDKDRKAAAVEAISEAFNI, encoded by the coding sequence TTGAGAATAGTACAAAAATACGGGGGAACATCAGTAGGGACAATCGAAAAGATAAAGGCCATAGCAGAGCACCTTATAAAGGTAAGAAAAGAGGGAAATGAGGTAGTAGTAGTATCAGCAATGGGTAAAATGACAGATGAGCTGATAAAAAAAGCAAATGAGATCACAGACAGACCTGACAGGCGTGAGCTAGATATGCTAATGTCCACGGGAGAACAGCAGACTATAGCCTTGCTGTCTATGGCTCTAAAGAATATGGGTCAGGAAGCGGTATCCCTTACAGGAAGCCAGGCAGGGATACAGACAACAGGAACTCACACAAAAAGTAAAATAAAAAGCATAAATAATGAAAGAATGGAAAAACATCTTGCAGATGGGAAAATAGTCATTGTGGCAGGATTCCAGGGGATGAATGAGGCCGGGGATATAACCACCCTAGGACGTGGAGGATCTGATACAAGTGCAGTGGCCTTAGCAGGAGCCCTAGGCTGTCAGTGTGAGATCTATACTGATGTAAACGGTATATACACATGTGACCCTAGAGTTCATAAGGGAGCCAAGAAAATAGATAAGATCTCCTATGAAGAGATGATGGAGATGTCAAATCTAGGAGCAGGGGTCATGGAAGTAAGAGCCGTAGAACTCGGGAAAAAATTTGGCGTCCCAATATATGTGGGAAGAAGTCTCGGAGAAAAGAACGGAACTTATATATTAGAAAAGGAGCAGATAATGGAAGAGAAACTTATAACAGGACTTAGCATAAACGAGAATGTTTTGATGGTAAATTTACAAAATTTATATAACAAACCTCAGAAGATAGCAAATATATTTTCTGCCCTTGGAAAACAAGATGTAAATGTGGATATGATAAGCCAGAGTCAGTCAGTAGAGGATATGGTTGATATAAGCTTTACCTGCCCGGCCACTGAGGAAGATCTTCTAGATAAGGCTGTAGAGATCATTGCAACTCAGAATCCTGCTCTGAAGATAAGTAAAAATCAGGATCTCATAAAGGTTTCTGTAGTAGGTGTGGGAATGATAAGTCATTCTGGAGTAGCAGGAAAACTTTTTGAAATATTCGGAGAGAAGGATATAAAATTCTATCAGGTTACTACATCTGAGATAAGTATCTCTTTTACAATGGATAAGGACAGAAAGGCAGCCGCTGTAGAGGCCATCTCAGAAGCATTTAATATCTAG
- the lysA gene encoding diaminopimelate decarboxylase: MRLFGSMEIKDNQLYIGGISSKELVEKHGSPLYVMDEALISKNMETFKAAFKSDRFQTEVVYASKAFLTTGMCQIVDKHGLSMDVVSGGELFTVKSAGFPMERVHMHGNNKTWEELEMCLDYGIGEIIVDNRDELDKLERVCREKGKKINVLLRVNPGIEAHTHEYIQTSTYSSKFGESIFDENIKDIIKKFIAAEHVELKGFHCHIGSQIFDEKPFFAAMDTMLKFIKQMKEEAGLDTKVLNLGGGFGVYYFDGDDAVDFEKFCKEMIRDLELKLEEYEIDLDKVIIEPGRSIVANAGTTLYTVGGTKVTYSGKKYVFVDGGMTDNIRPALYQAQYEGVVANRINEKTEDLVTVAGKCCESGDLLLRDVYLQEAKEGDILAISTTGAYNYSMASNYNRIRKPAVVFVKDGESKVAVKRESYEDLIRNDLKLY; this comes from the coding sequence ATGAGACTTTTTGGTTCTATGGAGATCAAAGACAACCAGCTTTATATAGGCGGGATAAGCTCTAAAGAGCTTGTGGAAAAGCACGGGTCACCTTTGTATGTGATGGACGAGGCTCTTATCAGCAAAAATATGGAGACATTCAAGGCGGCTTTTAAATCAGACAGGTTTCAGACTGAGGTTGTCTATGCATCTAAGGCTTTTCTCACTACTGGAATGTGTCAGATCGTAGACAAGCACGGACTTAGCATGGACGTTGTTTCAGGTGGAGAGCTTTTTACAGTAAAAAGTGCAGGTTTTCCTATGGAAAGAGTACACATGCATGGAAACAACAAGACTTGGGAAGAGCTTGAGATGTGCCTAGACTACGGTATCGGAGAGATAATTGTAGACAATAGAGATGAGCTCGATAAGTTAGAAAGAGTATGCAGAGAAAAGGGAAAGAAAATAAATGTTCTTTTGAGAGTGAACCCAGGTATAGAGGCTCACACCCATGAATATATACAGACTTCCACTTATTCTTCCAAATTCGGTGAATCTATATTTGATGAAAACATAAAGGATATAATCAAAAAGTTTATCGCTGCCGAGCATGTAGAGCTCAAAGGATTCCACTGTCATATAGGGTCTCAGATATTTGACGAGAAGCCTTTCTTTGCAGCTATGGACACTATGTTAAAATTTATAAAGCAGATGAAGGAAGAGGCCGGTCTTGATACAAAAGTCTTAAACCTAGGGGGAGGTTTCGGAGTCTACTATTTTGACGGAGATGACGCAGTGGACTTTGAAAAATTCTGCAAAGAGATGATAAGGGATTTAGAATTAAAACTAGAGGAATACGAGATAGATTTAGACAAGGTGATAATAGAGCCAGGAAGAAGTATAGTGGCAAATGCAGGAACCACTCTCTATACAGTAGGTGGAACCAAGGTAACCTACAGCGGTAAAAAATATGTCTTTGTAGACGGTGGAATGACAGACAATATAAGACCTGCTCTTTACCAAGCCCAGTATGAGGGAGTGGTAGCCAACAGAATAAATGAAAAAACAGAGGACCTGGTTACGGTGGCTGGGAAATGCTGTGAATCAGGAGACCTTCTTTTGAGAGATGTATATCTTCAGGAAGCAAAAGAGGGAGATATACTTGCAATCAGTACCACTGGAGCCTATAATTATAGCATGGCCAGTAACTATAACAGGATAAGAAAACCTGCAGTGGTTTTTGTAAAAGATGGAGAAAGCAAGGTAGCTGTAAAAAGGGAGAGCTATGAGGATCTTATAAGAAACGATCTCAAACTTTATTAA